The sequence GTGTCCCCGGAGTTGGTTTATTTCCACGGGAACAACAAATCCCTGGCGGAATTGCAACTGGCTCTGGACTATGGGTGCCGGGTGGTGGTGGACAATTGGTACGAATTACAGACCTTAGCCTCCCTTGCGCGGGGGGTTCAACGTCCTGTCGAAATCATGCTTCGTTTTACGCCAGGGATCGAATGCCACACCCACGAGTACATTCGTACCGGGCACCTGGACAGCAAGTTTGGGTTTGACCCCCAGCAATTACCCGCCGTCTTTACCTGGTTGCGGGAACATCCCCAGCTTAAATGTATTGGGTTGCACGCCCACATCGGTTCGCAGATTTTCGCTTTGGAACCCCACCGGGACCTGACCGAGGTGTTGGTGGAGGTTTACGCCCAGGGTTTGCAGGCGGGTTTGCCCCTGCGGGAGGTGAATGTGGGGGGCGGTTTGGGGATTCGTTACACGGAGGCGGATCACCCCCCGGCGATTCGGGACTGGGTGCGGGTGGTGAGCAAGGGCATTACCCACCATTGCCAACAGAGGGGTTTGCCGCTACCTAAATTGATCTGTGAACCGGGGCGGTCGTTGGTGGGGCCAGCCTGTGTGACGGCTTATACGATTGGCGGACGCAAGGAAATTCCCGCTGGGCGTACCTATATCAGTGTGGACGGGGGAATGTCCGATAATCCCCGACCCATTACCTACCAGGCGCAGTACCAGGCGGTGGTGGCGAATCGGGTGGCTGACCCGCTAGCGGAAACCGTGACTGTGGCGGGAA comes from Synechococcus sp. C9 and encodes:
- the lysA gene encoding diaminopimelate decarboxylase — translated: MLAAERAPNQQMLPLTAQTNGQGHLEIGGCDVVELVSQWGSPLYILDEISLRTACRHYREGLRQDYPGDALVIYATKAWCCLGVLAVVVSEGLGLDVVSGGELTTAIRLGVSPELVYFHGNNKSLAELQLALDYGCRVVVDNWYELQTLASLARGVQRPVEIMLRFTPGIECHTHEYIRTGHLDSKFGFDPQQLPAVFTWLREHPQLKCIGLHAHIGSQIFALEPHRDLTEVLVEVYAQGLQAGLPLREVNVGGGLGIRYTEADHPPAIRDWVRVVSKGITHHCQQRGLPLPKLICEPGRSLVGPACVTAYTIGGRKEIPAGRTYISVDGGMSDNPRPITYQAQYQAVVANRVADPLAETVTVAGKHCESGDILLKDIALPRTQPGDILVVLATGAYNYSMASNYNRIPRPAAVLVQDGSANLLIKRETWEDLLRQDCLPERLITPATP